The genomic window ACTGCTTGTATTTTGCTTTCTCCTTTACTTGTAATAGATGGGAATGCTATAATAGCTTTACCTCTACCATCTTGGCCTATTGCTGAACCTCGTATAAAATCAAGTTGACCACCAAAACCAGAATACATTTTACATCCCAAACTATCAGAGCATACTTGTCCAGTAATGTCCATTTCAATGCAAGAATTAATGGCAGTCATTTTTGGCTGCATAGATATAACACGTGGGTCATTGACGTAATTAATTGCCAGCATTTCTGTTAAAAATTGTACGTATAAAAgataatcgtttatttatcttaaaatcCAAAGTAATTAGATTTTAACTTACCAACAAAAGGATTGTTATGCAAAAAATCGTAAAGTCTTTTAGTACCAATTCCTAAAGAACCAACTAAACGTCCTCTATGTTTGAGCTTAttcttatttgtaattatcCCTCTTTCAACAAGATCCACTATTGTATCACCGATTATTTCGGAATGTATACCAAGATCTTTATGATTGACCAAAGCGCATAATACAGAATCTGGAATGTTCCCTATACCAAGTTGTAAAGTTGCACCATCATCTATCAATCTGTGCGCTACGAATTTACCAATTTCTAATTCGATTTCGTTAGGCTGAGTACTTGCTATACAAGGTAATGGACAATCATATTTGACTGCCCAATCGATGTGACTAGAATGTATAACAGTATCGCCAAATGATCTTGGCATATGTTCATTGACTTGtgctataaaaatcaaataaatattctttataaaattataattttaaaataataaaaagtaataaatgtcGTTTGAACTACCAACCAATTATGACTTTGGCTGTACAAACAGCAGCGCGTGTACAATCCACGCTAACGCCAAGTGAACAAAATCCACGTGGATCTGGAGCACTAACGTGTATCAAAGCAACATCAGGAACAATTCTTTGCTCGTAAAATAGTTTTGGTGCTTCGTGTAAAAATAATGGAATACAATCTGCTCTACCTTCATTAACGGCATCTCTAATGTTTGAACCAATGTAAAAACTAATTGATCTAAAAtgttcttaaaataaatagaatgatgtttatcaaaatttgtacgtagatataataaatgataataattttcttttattaattatcatacttTCAAATTCGGGATTGGCAAAGGGTGCATCACCCTCCAAAGCCATATGTATCAATCGTACACCacgtaaattattacatacacCGTGTTCGGTCATAGCTCTTACTAATTCTAACGGAGTAGCTGCACCTCCTTGTATAAATACTAAATGttctgaaataataaaattcatcgggtttataaattaaaaagttaaagGCTAActcaatataaacaaataaaatgacttatcattaataaaattaaatatcgcccaataaaaagaatattatcgtttacctgaatttattatttttatagcatCTTCTACACAAACCCATCTTGGACAACGTTTTAATGGTTGAAATGGTTCCCGTATATACCTTAGACCACAGGCATTGAATGGTTTTTCTGgtcgtaattttttaatcgttgaATCAATATttcgtaacattttttttttacaaatacgataaaaaaaaattataaagtatgaataatatattatgtcgATATAgacttaataaattttgtttggCAAAATTGATCATGccatataattacatataaatttagatAAATCATGCTCTAAAATTCCATCAATGACAAACGTAAATATACCGAGACTTATGCCGTTACCATCTCCACGATTGCTATTTGAAAATCGCGTATACTGgcgtttgatttttctttaatcatcATAGTAGGCTTATGAAATTTCAATATCGATCATCTTAAgattaaattcgatataatagtagataatatcttttttgtttttttgttgtttttcgcTTTGtgttttctaatattattattattaaaatatttcttataaaacgaAATCTTAATGATTACTACAGGATGGTGAAtttggatttaaaaaaaaaaaaagaaaaaaaaaaaaaagtgttttatatcaataatttacaaaaactTTTAAGGGCGGATTTTTTtatgatgtaataaaaatattatagaatagtTATATGTGAAATAACATTAacgtgaaattttttaacattatgtatttttttcgaatacgATGGACTCCttcatttattacaattaatatatttaaagaaactgtatataaaaaatgtttacatggaaatatttaatgGGCTTCAAATGCTATAATTccagtttaaaaaatttcttatttttaaatttaatattgtcTGTAGGACACATTttggaataattatttaacatgtataataaaatggcGAAACAATGTGTTACAAATATAACGTCATAATTTGATGCGGATTAAAGctgtacattttttttgtcgttaatattcttataatatttatctctattcaataaaaaaatattgaaaaaaagaattagagaCAATAAAtgatgttaaattattttatatgtatataaatgtttatgtgtgcatatatatatatatacatatatatatatatatgcacacagatataaatatatgtatatattatgtataactTTCCATGTAAAATTCGTGCATAATTTATGGTGCCGGCATTACTTTTAAACGTTCAAACGCAGCTTTTTCTAAAGCTTCTTTATGACTTGGATGTGctactttaattaattcatatgcTCTTTGTTGCAAACTCTTTCCGAACAAACTTGCGATTCCTTGTTCAGTCACAACATAACGAACAACTGCTCTATTAGTAACTACACCAGCacctattaaaaaattattcgatgttaaataataaatgatatataatgacATTTATTACTTTGTTATAAATACTTGCCTAATTTTAATACTGGCAAAATTTTGCTTTCACCCTTTTTAGTCATTGATTGTAAAGCTATGATTGGTTTCCCACAATGATCATCTGCCATAGCTGCTCCACTAATAAAGTCTAATTGGCCACCAAAACCTGAATACATTCTAGTCCCGATACTATCGGAAGAAATTTGACCAGTAAGATCGACTTCTATGCAAGAATTAATTGCTGTCATTTTAGGCTGTTTGGCAACTATTTTGGGATCATTAACATAATCTACCATTAACATTTCTGTAAGaggaatattattcaattaatatgaaatcatgatgacaatgatgtataaaaagtaaatgattaataaaaaatttgtaaacatACCTATAAAAGGATTATCATTCAtaaattcgtataatttttctgTTCCAATACAAAATGATCCTACTATACGACCTTTATGCATGgttttttgattatttgtgATGCATCCTTTTTTTACAAGTTCCAAAACGCCATCACTGAACATTTCACTATGAATACCTAGATCCTTGTGATTAGTTAAATTCGATAGTACTGCATCAGGGATGCTACCGATACCCATTTGTAATGTGGCACCATCTAAAACTAAATTTTCAGCAATATTTTTGCcaatttgttcttcttcttttgatgGCTTCTTTGTAGGATGCGTTGGCAATTGTACATCATGGTGTACAGCATAATCTATATGACTGATATGTATTATACCATCCCCAAATGTCCTTGGCATATGTTTATTTACTAAtgctataaaataatataaaattattaaaattttctattggagtaacgttaataaaggtcaatttaaaattttgaaaatttaccTACGATATATTTGGAATTACTCATAGCAGAGCGCACACAGTCTATGCTAGTTCCAAGAGAACAATAACCATGACAATCAGGTGGGCTTACATGAATTAGAGCAATATTAGGTTTTATGTATCCCTGCTTAAATAACTTTGGAATTTCATGTAGATATATAGGAACGCAATCTGCATTACCCTGATTAACTGCATTCCTTACATTGCCACCAATGAATAAACTGATGGATCTAAAATGCTCTATGTACAAATGAAGTTTTCCTTAGATCATCAAAGTGCTATCTTGTTACATTAGCTTACACTTTTCTTACTGATGACGATtcacaaatatttcaatgagtTTTTAAATACTAAGTTGTCAAATAACTTGATATGAATGTTTGTAAAAATAACTATGAGATCCTGTCAGCTTCATACTTGCGTTCTCTGGTTTAGTAAATGGTGCGGGTCCTTCAAGATGCATATGATATAAACGTACATTTCTCACGTCGCACCGCACTCCATAGTCGGTCATTGCTCTTATTAACTCAATTGGTGTAGCTGCTGCTCCTTGGATAAATACTATCTGATCTATatacagataaatataatatatttcatttataagtcaaattaatttcattaacgagatacaaatataataatataaaatatattatataataatatcaaatttaaagtaacatttataagtttattttaagtaaacatattaaaacattatcgcgacatttttaataacatttgaataaaattactttGATAATCGCATATGCATGTTTTCATCCAtacttatatagatatatacagtACATATGTGTCAAGGCTTAAGTATGCAAATTTacagaataaaaatagatgtatacaaaattttcttctattaaatTGATACGttacttaaatataatattataatttgttggaaaaaaattttataaaccgTGAATAATCGATTCTTAACGTTGAACGAAATGGCCGAACGTTTaaaattgatcatttttatatatagcaattttgcacgcacacacagattgacaatatcaaaatatgtatatacttatatacatattttatgtacatattttaaatacgaatACTTAAGTTTCtactatatatttacgtatatatatatatgtatatttatttatttatttatttatttatttatttatttatttaactcgaaatacgaataaataaaactcgaatatttaattaacattgtcTTTGATTTATTCATGAAGAAAACTTACATAATACGATACCCGCGATCATAAAATCTAAACAATCTAATTTTGATTGCTTGTTAACGCTTCACGTACGAATAtgtagaatataatttataataataattaaaaaaaaaaaaaaaaaaaaaattaaaaaaaaaaaagaaagaaagaaagaaaaagaaaattgtgcGAGCATATAATCGTTTTCAATTGAccggatatatatgtatatgtagatgCTATAAAACATTGAATCATCTATTAGCCTCCATTGCCATCGTAACACGatcaaaatacatatatatatatatatatatatatacatatatacatatgtttacaTACGATACGTGTTATGaaagattttctatttttcttttcatccattataaacgtatatgtatacttttcgatcaaataaattatatatatatatatataaatataaataaataagtaaataaaattcttgatTTTCTCTCTAAGTAGTTCGAATTAGATtaaattgcaataataaattcaatacaTATCAAatcttaaatagaaaatattttcatcgttaacttatatcaatgatatgaaataaaagtagaaattaaaatatttgtgtaTTATGAGATAACGACCTTCATCAATAGTTTGAcatgactttttctttttcttgtttttttttttttttctttttttgtttttccgaTATAAACCTTATGAATAATtagtttatatttcttttaatgataAGATTatgagaaagtaaataaattaacgtaACACGgtaataaattcttatataatgtaaaaaataaattggaagTTCAAATTCGATGTAAAATGAATATAGTACATTTGTTCGAGATAATGTAACAAACAACgtgtgataataattttttttttttttttttttttttttcttttttttctttccttttgttttcttcttcttttctttttctcgcgttTCTTATCAAcgtaaatgttaaatatatcttttcttcaatTACATTTAAGTTTATCTAAAGtgaataatatagtaataaattggaggtggtggaggggggaggaggggggggcatgaatatttgaataaatctcAGAACTCGTTGAAAATAGGATTGGCCATTTGAAagtacgaattaaaaaaaaaaaaaaaaaaaaaaaaaaaaaaaaaaaaaaaaaaagagagagaagaaaagaaaaaatattttcttttaattataatttatatgttttatatatatatatatatataaaataagaaagaaaagaaccatacaaataaataaaagaaaattacgatacGCATGAATTACGATCACGATTAAACAAAATGGAAGATATTAAACGGTAACACGGCAAATAATATCACGTTTAATACCTTgttcaaattttcttctttttatctcttcttttcttttctttttcttttctttttcttttcttttcttttttttttttttcttttttcttttctctcacaataatatataatcatcgaaataacgaacgtacgaataaccttgataataatttgctaaaagaaaatgtattctatttcaataattttgataaatcaaAAGGAACAGATGTTTTATCACGATTAATACTATGTATGGTTATAGGTCAATCTGTTGATCGATATTTGTACGTTCTAAATTTACGTCATcacaattgttattaaaataacagTCAAGtttctaaaattaaaaattttattaaatattattatgatttcactttgtatctttcaaaaatataaatcctttatatatatatatatatatatatatatatatatatacatatatatatatatatatagattataaccAATCAAACGATacgattgataatatttacatgatatataaatgaataaaaaagatacttaatcaaaatgaattcattcttttattatcataagataggtataaaaataaaaattacctgAATCAAGATTGGCCTGTTCAATAGCTTCATCTGCAGTTTTTAGCCAACAGGGTTCCTTTCCTGGTATTGGCATTGATGGTTCGTTTACGTAGGTAAAGTAGTTTTTCTTAATCGCAGGTAGACAAGAAATTCGTGTTGTAGACTTTGTCATAGACGCTAAAGCTTTTGTTAAACCGGTTATTCGTTTGAACGCTGCCATTGTTACGGActcaacaaaaatatatatatatttttttttttttttctttttttttctccctttttttcacccgttattttattcaatgattATTACACAATCAAAATAtgcaatatatctatatcgcGTACGTAacgtatgttatatatatatatatatgtatatatatatatatgaacaaatGTTAGAATATGTATGTTAAACGACAGTGAATAAAGGATTTGTCAAAAGAAAATGCGAACGAGGAACgttttaaacgaaagaaacgaaatgaaacgaaaatagAGCTAATAAAGCTCTGTCACTTGTCGTTATCACGTTGCGAAGTTgtctcttcgtcttcgttcgtttcttcgttgttttccttttttttttttccctttcctcctactcctctttttcttattttctttttccctttgtctcactctgtctctctctctctctctctctatctctctctctttttctatctatcacTTACGAAACGTTCAACACTGTGTCTTACTGCACACTCGCCGCGTCTTCTACTGCGGTTCAGTTTTAATAGAAAACCAGGAACGTATGTATGAGAATGGTCTTCCGTCAAACAAGTCCGCATAGAGAAATAGTCTGTATTTATAACCGTAACCATGATCACGAGTACCCCGTGcaacatttgaaatttttattcgaatcgtCAAACTTTTATTTGGAGATTAATTAAggcttttcttgtttcttctctttttttttcttcttcttctttcttttcctttttcttttttctcttttctctttttgtatcatttgtttaatttctcagtaaaatcttttcttcatattataactcctttttcgtattttgattttatcgatttattatttctgaaTGTataactatatgtatatatacacacacacacacatatatggttatgcatatgatatatatgatatatatgtatatatatataccatatatgtCAATATATGCACCAATTGATCTTAGTTTTcatatgttaattaaaaattcaatataacgTTTAACATTTTTGTTACTTATTGTTAGGAAATTGTCGATGATAGCATAAGagttttaagaaaaagaaataaaaaagaaacaaaaaaaaaacgaacaaaaaggaaaataaaaaaagtataaaaaaaattataaaaaagaaaagaaaagaaaattcgtttaaaaaatcgTGATTGCTCAGTCGGTAACTTAACGAAGTAAAACAAAcgagctaaaaaaaaaaaaaagaaaaaaggaaggaaacgaaaatTATCTCTCttgataaatttctatttttctcaatatcaacgagataatatattttcgattattttaaagaaataatttttacaacgatacgattttctttttgccgAATCGACATGTTGATAATTAAAACGTACTATGAGTTACTTAGTTCATGACACGTGATCCCACGTGCCTTCTCTTCATCCTTGTCACTCGATGATATAAAATgacttatatttaattttttcggtgtaaaatttttctttataaattaaaagaaaaaagaaaaaaaaaaaagaaacaatagtATCATccatgagaaataaatttttttacgattataacatTCCCAAATGTActatcaatttttctatataaattataaatttaacgaaTAGCACTGTTTCGATCCTCTCTATGTTCCCCTGCATCCCCTCCAATTCACTCCGTCCCGTGACACACacgtctgtctctctttttatcgacgtagtagtagcagtatcTTCTGCTACTCAGTGGATTTAGGGACGAAGCAGAGATATTAACGTTTCTTTTGAAgtgaaaaatgtattcgaaAACTATCGGCAATCGCCAAGCGGTTCAAGAACATGTTTTGGCCGTTTCTAGAGATTTCGTTTCTCAACCTCGCCTTAGTAAGTgggacaattatttatttataaaaattttttaaatttacgatattaaatCCTTTCGTATCGAAGCATCTACTATAAACTGGGCGTAGCATTTAATCGATTCTACACGAACAAGTCAGCTGATTCCATAAATTTtaactatcttttttttttcttttttttatcccaatttattcacatttatttataatttattcgattatactATAATTTTAACTgcagaaattttaattttattatttcattatattcaaatataagtattaattcgaaaatttttatattttcggaATCTTTTAACGTGTCATGTGACTAAAGATAGCTATATGTTGTCTGTAATTTTGGAACTTtgtgatattttaatatcactgATGTTCTTCGatttattcgtaaatattatatttttacggaAATACGAAcaatatgttttattaattacatttgaaCGATCTTTTATGAATAATACGTTTAAcctaaaaattgttaattttaatatgataataatctattacaatgatataaaatgttttataagcTTACTtaaaattgtcattattaaatgacaattataatattttcagcCTATAGAACTGTTTCTGGTGTCAATGGACCATTGGTGATATTGGATGAAGTTAAATTTCCAAAGTATGCTGAAATTGTACAATTAAAACTGTCAGATGGGTCCTTACGATCTGGACAAGTTTTGGAAGTTTCTGGTTCTAAAGCTGTAGTACAAGTATTTGAAGGTACTTCTGGAATCGATGCAAGAAACACTCATTGTGAATTCACCGGTGATATCCTTCGAACACCGGTGTCTGAGGATATGCTGGGTCGTGTATTTAATGGATCTGGAAAGCCAATAGACAAGGGTCCACCTATTCTTGCTGAAGATTTCTTAGATATTGGTGGACAACCAATTAATCCCTGGTCACGTATTTATCCAGAAGAGATGATACAAACTGGAATTTCTGCTATAGACGTTATGAATTCTATTGCTCGTGGTCAAAAGATACCTATTTTCTCTGCTGCTGGTCTTCCGCATAATGaagtaatgatatttattttttaaccaTTTACacaaatttatacaatatttatattttaacattttataatatatttttgatagatCGCTGCACAAATCTGTCGTCAAGCTGGTCTTGTCAAAGTACCAGGAAAATCAGTTTTAGACTCTCATGAGGATAACTTTGCCATAGTATTCGCAGCTATGGGTGTAAATATGGAAACCGCACGATTCTTCAAACAAGATTT from Vespa velutina chromosome 18, iVesVel2.1, whole genome shotgun sequence includes these protein-coding regions:
- the LOC124955393 gene encoding 4-hydroxybutyrate coenzyme A transferase-like, which translates into the protein MLRNIDSTIKKLRPEKPFNACGLRYIREPFQPLKRCPRWVCVEDAIKIINSEHLVFIQGGAATPLELVRAMTEHGVCNNLRGVRLIHMALEGDAPFANPEFEKHFRSISFYIGSNIRDAVNEGRADCIPLFLHEAPKLFYEQRIVPDVALIHVSAPDPRGFCSLGVSVDCTRAAVCTAKVIIAQVNEHMPRSFGDTVIHSSHIDWAVKYDCPLPCIASTQPNEIELEIGKFVAHRLIDDGATLQLGIGNIPDSVLCALVNHKDLGIHSEIIGDTIVDLVERGIITNKNKLKHRGRLVGSLGIGTKRLYDFLHNNPFVEMLAINYVNDPRVISMQPKMTAINSCIEMDITGQVCSDSLGCKMYSGFGGQLDFIRGSAIGQDGRGKAIIAFPSITSKGESKIQAVLKLGAGVVTTRAHVHYVVTEHGIAQLFGKTLRQRANALIQIAHPDHRECLEKAAFERLKTMPTKYL
- the LOC124955391 gene encoding 4-hydroxybutyrate coenzyme A transferase-like, which encodes MAAFKRITGLTKALASMTKSTTRISCLPAIKKNYFTYVNEPSMPIPGKEPCWLKTADEAIEQANLDSDQIVFIQGAAATPIELIRAMTDYGVRCDVRNVRLYHMHLEGPAPFTKPENAKHFRSISLFIGGNVRNAVNQGNADCVPIYLHEIPKLFKQGYIKPNIALIHVSPPDCHGYCSLGTSIDCVRSAMSNSKYIVALVNKHMPRTFGDGIIHISHIDYAVHHDVQLPTHPTKKPSKEEEQIGKNIAENLVLDGATLQMGIGSIPDAVLSNLTNHKDLGIHSEMFSDGVLELVKKGCITNNQKTMHKGRIVGSFCIGTEKLYEFMNDNPFIEMLMVDYVNDPKIVAKQPKMTAINSCIEVDLTGQISSDSIGTRMYSGFGGQLDFISGAAMADDHCGKPIIALQSMTKKGESKILPVLKLGAGVVTNRAVVRYVVTEQGIASLFGKSLQQRAYELIKVAHPSHKEALEKAAFERLKVMPAP